The genomic region TTTAAGGGTTAATGAAATCAACTgacatataaatttatattacttaataTAGGTAAAGaccaataaaataagaaagatgTTACTTCAAACGTGGAAATCGGCAGATAATATTGtaagaaaagatataataaagCCAGGAACATTCTCGAGAAAGCCGACTGACTGCTCTTCTTGTGAAGTTGTTATTGAAAACATAAACGTTATCAATGCGTCTGTAGAGGATTTGGAAAACAAATTTAACTCGCAGATTTTACGTGGTATAAGTAAAGAAGTATTAACTATAGGTGAAGCAAATTGTGAAATAGATCGCCAAATTGAGCGAGCAATACAAATGATGATGGTGTCAGAAAAAAGTTTAGTTACAATAGATATATTGTTAGAAGGCATTGATGATCGTTTAGTTATTAAGTTCgaaataacattaaataaagTGCAACCATATAAACCAATTTGGGAATGGACGCCACAAGACAAGTATTCGATAGCTTTAAAATATAAGGAAGCAGGTGTATGTTTATTTCAGGAACATAGATACGTGGatgcattttataaatttagtaAAGCCTGTAAAATTCTAATAACATTAGAGCCAATTCAGGATTTAGAATTAGATAAGACATTAgaaactaaaattaataaattgagacttatattatataacaatatgGCTGGGTGTCAATTATACCGTAAAAATTATGAACATACCATATccttatgtaataaaattctaaataaagaAGCTAACAACGTTAAAGCATTATACAGAAGAGGAGTGGCACgtggaaatttgaaagatgTAGACAATGCTGTTACTGATCTAAAATATGCTGTTAGTCTAGAACCACATAACCAAGCAATAAAAGAACaacttacaatatataatacacaatTAAAAGAGGCAAACCAGAAATTTGAAGATATGGTAAAAAAGATGTTCAAAGCTTAAAAATTATGTTGATACGTTTACCTGCAaaggattaaaaaaataaacatttttcattttgtaaataaaaaaataagtgtttatttttatctacaataatttacatattacaagcaatgtattactttaaaattacaacattaaaaatttgttacaaatatgtaactttgtaattctatgtaactATATTATTGTTAGATCATTCTTACATGTCTTGTATTTCTCTTGTGGCTTATATGTAACAATTGCACATTAATAgtaacagaaatatttttacattacgtataatttattcaaaaatacaTGATGCATCAAGAgaacaatttatttcttgcatttataattatattgcaaaattgattaaatattgGAACAAGAATATAAGACAATTAGAATAATAAACCTCCCCctattatttaacaaaatataaatcgtatattaatacatacctctaaaaatattagtttcaaatgtatatattggcacttttaatattttgtgcttttattttgaaaaaattttattaaagaaaacatTATGGAATCTATAAGTAGTTTGAGAAAATAAGATTAGAAccatgtaaatattattttaaaatgtagcAGCAAAATAACAGTAGATCTTATAGCTTGCAagttacattaaaataaatattattacatacacataataaatgtatgaaaGTATATTTGTTAAACGTGCAGAATGCATAACATTTTCttgttgaaataaatgtaaccATTAGTAACTGCACAAatagataattaatattttaaaactatcACCAtagaatattagaatataaaacCTTGTCTGCAATCTTTCCTTCTGAAACTATGGATTGCTGTCTATGCGTTAGAACATGCAATGGAGTCTTACAGAAACAAGCCTGAAgtataaaactttttgaattttctagTCTGTTATGATAAAAGTCTTATTCTTACAacaaggaaagaaataaaactattattatatttacaatcctttgaaaatttgttagtACATAATTGatattctgtaaaatattaatctaaGGTAGAGTCATTTAATGCTAagtctaataaaatatatactacatggcatatatgtattttcaatccattgtaattaaatacattatcaactttatttaaaatttattaaatgtgaAGAACAGTGAATagtatttacacttcagtttattaaaaaaaattaaacaatacaATAGTAACTGATGTAGGGTAAATCTGGCACAGATATAATTTAGGTATGTTAGTACATATACATAGAATAATgcataaatatacaaagtgtgtcttattaaaatttcgtttcaaaaatattttaccacGTTTCCTTGTGATCTTGAAATGCGTTTAAGTACGTATATTCCTCTAACTAAAAAGTTAAATATGAAttgaatattatcaaaaaaaaaaaaaatgtagacGTATTTGTTTCTAAAGACTTCTTTAcactttgttttttatgtatgtatatatatccatatatttcaatataaaaaaaaaattaaaattgatgaTAAACATTAACAACCCCAGAACAATAGCTTTTATCCAAACTATAATCTTTACCAGTAActatggaattttatttttctaacaaatGTAATATCAATCATAGACAATACTAATAATGATGATTTTCAACAATCTAGCAAGGAATTGTaatcaaaatatattgtatatacattCATAGTcactttaaattaaaatatgtaactCACAGTATCTCCTTGTGACTTAACAAAGAAAAAGCTATTTATGGCCTCATATTACATG from Bombus fervidus isolate BK054 chromosome 11, iyBomFerv1, whole genome shotgun sequence harbors:
- the LOC139992070 gene encoding tetratricopeptide repeat protein 9C is translated as MLLQTWKSADNIVRKDIIKPGTFSRKPTDCSSCEVVIENINVINASVEDLENKFNSQILRGISKEVLTIGEANCEIDRQIERAIQMMMVSEKSLVTIDILLEGIDDRLVIKFEITLNKVQPYKPIWEWTPQDKYSIALKYKEAGVCLFQEHRYVDAFYKFSKACKILITLEPIQDLELDKTLETKINKLRLILYNNMAGCQLYRKNYEHTISLCNKILNKEANNVKALYRRGVARGNLKDVDNAVTDLKYAVSLEPHNQAIKEQLTIYNTQLKEANQKFEDMVKKMFKA